The Lacrimispora xylanolytica genome has a segment encoding these proteins:
- a CDS encoding substrate-binding domain-containing protein has translation MDKRKKSLLLLVFAGLLIIVFLTRLTSSFYGYVLKKTGLEHAEKNSAYEYHYVMIIDNLDSQFWNDVYKSVKEEAALHDAYVELKGKDQSSEYTTVDFMDMSIAAKVDGILLEFTGESRLEDKINEAAARGIPVVTMLNDAPTSNRKSYVGINSYQLGQEYGNQIIKILPKESRKMRVMMFLHDNSSDSSQSQIFNQINNRMVTSSDTANPIIVEEIKVPSGRAFESEEIVRNLFQNDQGPPDIIICMDEVDTEAVYQAVIDYNSVGKTQVIGYYKSKATLDAVLKGTMAMSLYIDTRQMGIYSVQALTESIHDGRTNSFNSVDLEFISKENALSFVNDQWSSHEK, from the coding sequence ATGGATAAAAGAAAAAAAAGCCTGCTTTTGTTAGTATTTGCCGGATTGCTCATTATCGTGTTCTTAACGAGACTGACCTCCTCCTTCTACGGATACGTCCTGAAAAAAACAGGACTGGAGCATGCAGAAAAGAATTCGGCTTATGAATATCATTATGTCATGATCATAGATAATCTGGATTCCCAGTTCTGGAACGACGTATACAAAAGTGTAAAGGAAGAGGCGGCTCTTCACGATGCCTATGTAGAACTAAAGGGAAAGGACCAATCCTCAGAATATACCACAGTTGATTTTATGGATATGAGCATAGCAGCAAAAGTAGATGGAATCCTACTGGAATTCACGGGAGAATCCCGGCTTGAGGATAAGATTAACGAGGCAGCAGCCAGAGGCATCCCTGTTGTGACCATGTTAAACGATGCCCCCACATCCAACAGAAAAAGCTATGTGGGAATCAATTCCTATCAGCTGGGACAGGAATATGGAAATCAGATCATAAAAATACTTCCCAAAGAGTCCAGGAAGATGAGAGTCATGATGTTCCTTCATGACAATTCCTCCGACAGCAGCCAATCCCAGATATTCAACCAAATCAATAACCGAATGGTTACTTCCAGTGATACCGCAAACCCCATCATAGTGGAAGAAATCAAGGTCCCCTCGGGACGTGCCTTTGAATCAGAAGAAATCGTCCGCAATCTTTTCCAGAATGATCAAGGCCCGCCTGATATCATTATCTGCATGGATGAGGTGGACACAGAAGCCGTATATCAGGCCGTAATTGATTACAACAGTGTGGGAAAGACCCAGGTGATTGGCTATTATAAATCAAAGGCCACCCTGGACGCCGTTTTAAAAGGGACAATGGCCATGTCACTTTACATTGACACCAGACAGATGGGAATATATAGTGTACAAGCCCTAACAGAGTCCATACATGACGGAAGGACCAATTCCTTTAACAGCGTGGACCTGGAGTTTATATCAAAGGAAAATGCCCTAAGTTTCGTAAATGACCAGTGGAGCAGCCATGAAAAATAA
- a CDS encoding sensor histidine kinase: MKNKLIHVWENLPITRKLFLEIAVTAVVLFSSNLFIYAQINQMVERMNSVYMSNVNLNELSDSLSNVQNYMYRYLQVKDSESLTNYYRAEQDLRKLLEGLNVSVTDNQIQILEKNIRNMSDSYLTITDETVQAKRGQNVEKYKVSYESALKLYRFIGNDVSVLNSLQFKNNSASYQTLQAALQYLEVISSIILVIVMITSITVMMMITKDMVTPLINLAHTAKLVGEGNFNVKVPSVQAGDELGIVTGTFNQMVESLDDYVQKIKESAEKEQEMKERELLMENHLKEAQLKYLQSQINPHFLFNSLNAGVQLAMMEDAEKTSVFMEKMADFFRYNVKKGSEDATILEEVETVENYIYILNVRFAGDIQYSSSIDEGALNISIPSMTLQPLVENAVTHGIRNIEWPGKIHLSVEDREDEIEIRIEDNGKGIEEETLERIRAGRQNGDKRESTGIGIYNVISRLRLYYNYDDIFHIFSEGEDKGTTIVLRIPKRGGVSYVSDIGGG, translated from the coding sequence ATGAAAAATAAGTTAATCCATGTATGGGAAAATCTCCCCATCACCCGAAAACTGTTCTTAGAAATCGCCGTAACGGCTGTCGTACTCTTTTCCAGCAACTTATTTATCTATGCCCAGATTAATCAGATGGTGGAACGGATGAACTCTGTCTATATGAGCAATGTAAACTTAAACGAGTTATCAGACAGCCTATCCAATGTACAAAATTATATGTACCGGTACCTTCAGGTAAAAGATTCTGAATCCCTGACCAATTATTACCGAGCCGAGCAGGACTTAAGAAAGCTGCTGGAGGGGCTTAACGTATCTGTCACCGACAATCAGATCCAGATACTGGAAAAGAATATCAGGAACATGTCAGACAGCTATCTGACCATAACCGATGAGACCGTCCAGGCAAAGCGGGGCCAGAATGTAGAGAAATATAAGGTTTCCTACGAATCCGCCTTAAAACTGTACCGTTTTATCGGCAACGACGTCTCTGTCTTAAACAGCCTTCAATTTAAAAATAACTCAGCCAGCTACCAGACCCTGCAGGCAGCCCTCCAGTATCTGGAGGTCATAAGCTCTATCATTCTGGTCATAGTCATGATCACAAGCATCACCGTCATGATGATGATTACAAAGGACATGGTAACACCTCTGATTAACTTAGCCCACACGGCAAAGCTGGTTGGCGAAGGTAATTTCAATGTGAAGGTACCTTCCGTTCAGGCAGGAGATGAGCTTGGAATCGTAACCGGAACCTTTAACCAGATGGTAGAAAGTCTGGATGATTACGTCCAGAAAATCAAGGAAAGCGCAGAAAAAGAACAGGAGATGAAGGAGAGGGAGCTTCTGATGGAAAACCATTTAAAAGAGGCTCAGCTAAAATATCTCCAGTCTCAGATCAATCCTCATTTTCTGTTTAACTCCTTAAATGCGGGAGTTCAGCTTGCCATGATGGAGGACGCGGAAAAAACCTCTGTATTCATGGAAAAGATGGCAGACTTTTTTCGCTATAACGTAAAAAAAGGTTCCGAGGATGCCACCATTTTAGAAGAGGTGGAAACTGTAGAGAACTATATCTATATCTTAAACGTACGTTTTGCAGGAGATATCCAGTACAGCTCCTCCATTGATGAAGGAGCGTTAAACATTTCCATTCCCAGCATGACCCTGCAGCCACTGGTTGAAAATGCTGTCACCCATGGCATCCGAAACATTGAATGGCCAGGGAAAATCCATCTGTCCGTAGAGGACAGGGAGGATGAGATTGAGATTCGCATTGAAGACAATGGGAAGGGAATCGAGGAAGAAACGTTAGAAAGAATACGAGCCGGGCGTCAGAACGGCGATAAAAGGGAATCCACCGGAATTGGTATTTACAATGTCATTTCCAGATTAAGACTGTATTACAACTATGACGACATTTTCCACATCTTTAGTGAAGGAGAAGACAAGGGCACCACGATAGTCTTAAGGATTCCTAAAAGAGGAGGGGTTTCATATGTTTCGGATATTGGTGGCGGATGA
- a CDS encoding glycosyltransferase: MEEKQTEKKTVDVIIPVYKPDDTLKRLLERLAAQNYPIRRIIAVNTERSYWKDHVYDHIENLEVHHVTKEEFDHGGTRNQGAGYSKADIMVFMTDDAVPADKNLIGALVNAFDQEGKNGEKVVMAYARQLPNPDCGLAEQYTRSFNYPENSRVKTREDLQGLGIKTFFASNVCCAYDREAFLEAGGFTSRTIFNEDMIYAGNAIRYRGQAVAYAAEAKVYHSHNYGCMEQFRRNFDLAVSQADHPEVFEGIRSESEGIRLVKRTIAWLVSENKIWLVPGVVVKSGFKYMGYLAGKRYRSLPTWLILRFTMNQSYWKKEPGFEGKM, encoded by the coding sequence ATGGAAGAAAAACAAACAGAGAAAAAGACCGTAGATGTAATCATTCCGGTTTATAAGCCAGACGATACCTTAAAGCGTTTGCTTGAGAGACTGGCTGCACAGAACTATCCCATTCGCCGCATCATTGCAGTGAATACGGAAAGGTCTTATTGGAAGGACCATGTCTATGACCATATAGAAAATCTGGAAGTACACCATGTAACAAAAGAAGAATTTGACCACGGCGGAACGAGAAACCAGGGAGCCGGATACTCAAAAGCTGATATTATGGTCTTTATGACCGATGATGCAGTCCCAGCAGATAAAAATCTGATCGGCGCTCTGGTAAATGCATTTGACCAGGAAGGGAAAAATGGGGAAAAGGTAGTTATGGCCTATGCAAGACAGCTTCCCAATCCGGACTGCGGACTTGCAGAACAGTATACCCGGTCCTTTAATTACCCGGAAAACAGCAGAGTAAAGACAAGAGAAGATTTGCAGGGGCTTGGAATTAAGACCTTCTTTGCTTCCAATGTGTGCTGTGCCTATGACAGAGAAGCCTTTTTAGAAGCTGGTGGTTTTACGAGCCGGACGATCTTTAATGAAGACATGATTTATGCAGGAAATGCAATCAGATACCGGGGACAGGCCGTAGCTTATGCAGCAGAGGCAAAGGTGTACCATTCTCATAATTACGGATGCATGGAACAGTTTAGAAGAAACTTTGACTTAGCTGTGTCCCAGGCGGACCACCCGGAAGTATTTGAAGGAATCCGGTCGGAAAGCGAAGGAATCCGTCTTGTGAAGAGGACCATAGCATGGCTGGTGAGTGAAAACAAGATCTGGCTGGTTCCAGGGGTGGTTGTAAAGAGCGGATTTAAGTATATGGGATACCTTGCGGGGAAACGGTATCGCTCGCTTCCAACCTGGTTAATTTTAAGATTTACCATGAATCAGTCCTATTGGAAAAAGGAACCTGGATTTGAAGGGAAAATGTAA
- a CDS encoding DUF2142 domain-containing protein, translating to MNLTGNKKGLALTAGSILVLAFLFLLPYHKTIIGIPSPEFEAVRRFYWWLILAGCGFLFCLGAVLWISKKLYHWMYPVVILILGVFYLIALPPFTAPDEAAHFISSYRLSSQIMGKQAVADEDYLSRATKEEKDRINHGANVLVRSGDDVNGFESEPGQFSYNMMITQLFSKDNSQGVTVRSEIPVNTSPIIYLPQAIGIALARVFHMGYVPMVMLGRFFNLLAFTIMSYMAFRIMPFKKEVIMAVSALPMTLHLAASYSYDTGFIGLALMLLAWCFYLAFEKDEVTIKDIVILALLLILLEPGKIVYLPLAGICLFIPSAKFQSKKRYWISFACVLAAMLLAVFLVNHLVLGIWATRTESYIGWSEAAGYTVSDVINKPYDIVMVYYKTFVTQLDYYLVTMLGGFLGNLDPNLTVPPFCLLLLCYGLFISVVRREGEAVPFKRWQKLLTLLLVFLSACLILASMLLGYTPREMTYITGVQGRYFIPLLPLVLLTIFDKRLVLTVDLRKSAWFLQCFVSIYALIRICSTACLRY from the coding sequence GTGAATCTAACTGGGAATAAAAAAGGCCTGGCACTGACGGCAGGAAGCATCCTGGTTCTCGCATTTCTTTTCCTGCTGCCCTATCATAAAACCATTATTGGTATTCCATCCCCTGAATTTGAAGCAGTCCGACGGTTTTACTGGTGGCTCATACTGGCAGGCTGTGGATTTCTTTTCTGTTTGGGAGCAGTTTTGTGGATAAGTAAAAAGCTTTATCACTGGATGTATCCCGTGGTTATCCTGATTTTAGGAGTATTTTACCTAATCGCTCTTCCTCCCTTTACTGCTCCGGATGAAGCGGCACATTTCATCAGCTCTTACCGATTATCCAGCCAGATCATGGGAAAGCAGGCAGTAGCAGATGAGGATTACTTATCCCGGGCTACGAAAGAAGAAAAGGACCGGATTAACCATGGTGCTAATGTTTTAGTTCGGAGTGGAGATGATGTCAATGGCTTTGAATCAGAGCCAGGACAATTTTCCTATAATATGATGATCACTCAGCTGTTTTCCAAGGATAACAGCCAGGGAGTAACCGTCCGTAGTGAGATTCCAGTCAATACTTCACCGATTATATATCTTCCTCAGGCTATTGGGATTGCCCTTGCCAGAGTGTTTCATATGGGATATGTACCTATGGTCATGCTTGGAAGGTTTTTTAATCTCCTTGCATTCACTATCATGTCCTACATGGCATTTCGGATCATGCCATTTAAAAAAGAGGTGATTATGGCTGTTTCCGCGTTGCCTATGACTCTTCATCTGGCAGCTTCCTATTCCTATGATACTGGATTTATCGGTCTAGCCCTCATGCTTTTGGCCTGGTGCTTTTACCTGGCATTTGAAAAAGACGAGGTGACCATAAAGGATATCGTTATTTTGGCCCTGCTGCTGATTTTACTAGAGCCGGGAAAAATCGTATATCTTCCTTTGGCAGGCATTTGTCTCTTTATCCCGTCAGCTAAATTCCAGTCGAAGAAACGATATTGGATTTCCTTTGCCTGTGTTCTGGCAGCTATGCTGCTGGCTGTATTTTTGGTAAATCATCTGGTTCTTGGCATATGGGCCACCCGTACAGAAAGCTATATTGGGTGGAGCGAGGCGGCAGGCTATACGGTATCCGATGTAATAAACAAACCCTATGATATCGTCATGGTTTATTATAAAACCTTTGTGACCCAGCTGGATTATTATCTGGTGACAATGCTGGGCGGCTTTTTGGGAAATTTGGATCCCAACCTTACCGTTCCACCGTTTTGTCTCCTTCTTCTGTGTTATGGACTTTTCATCAGCGTGGTAAGAAGAGAAGGAGAAGCGGTTCCTTTTAAAAGATGGCAGAAGCTGCTTACTCTTTTGCTGGTATTTTTAAGTGCCTGTCTCATTCTGGCTTCCATGCTTCTTGGCTATACTCCAAGAGAAATGACTTACATCACCGGAGTACAGGGACGCTATTTTATCCCTCTGCTGCCCTTGGTTTTACTGACCATATTTGACAAACGGCTGGTTCTGACCGTTGACTTAAGAAAAAGTGCCTGGTTCTTGCAATGCTTTGTCAGCATTTACGCCCTGATACGCATCTGTTCCACGGCATGTCTGCGCTATTAA
- a CDS encoding DUF1963 domain-containing protein, whose amino-acid sequence MTVKEIKEKLAKKAVIFETGGKRPTRELLESWIGSVCWQHEGEDIPKDKNGNNMASVATIFLKDLPFVPLELTGIELVTVFMSKDVWDNLISDDLSPWFYIRTYTSLEQLVPCEYQTDMIKPFPLIPQLIENDYPCWDGGGIPEEIEDTILQLETTEGIDYFDDICEEIYAQHKVGGYPAFCQSGYSFGDEYEFVMQISSDAKALFNIVDSGKFYFFYNPLISDWKVYCDFY is encoded by the coding sequence ATGACAGTAAAAGAAATAAAGGAAAAGCTTGCAAAAAAGGCTGTTATTTTTGAAACAGGAGGAAAAAGACCAACCAGGGAGTTACTAGAAAGCTGGATTGGAAGTGTTTGCTGGCAGCATGAAGGTGAGGACATTCCTAAAGATAAAAACGGAAATAATATGGCTTCTGTCGCAACAATATTCTTAAAAGATTTGCCCTTTGTCCCGCTAGAATTAACTGGGATCGAGCTTGTCACAGTATTCATGTCAAAAGATGTTTGGGATAACCTTATATCAGATGATTTGAGTCCATGGTTCTACATCCGTACCTATACTTCATTAGAGCAATTAGTCCCGTGTGAATACCAAACTGATATGATAAAGCCATTTCCACTAATCCCTCAATTGATAGAAAATGATTATCCCTGTTGGGATGGTGGAGGAATTCCCGAAGAAATTGAAGATACAATTCTTCAATTAGAAACAACGGAAGGAATCGATTATTTTGATGATATATGCGAAGAAATATATGCCCAGCACAAGGTTGGTGGTTACCCCGCTTTTTGCCAATCTGGTTATAGCTTTGGAGATGAATATGAATTTGTTATGCAAATTTCGTCAGATGCAAAAGCCTTATTTAATATTGTAGACAGTGGAAAATTCTATTTCTTCTACAATCCTCTAATATCAGATTGGAAAGTATATTGTGATTTCTATTAA
- a CDS encoding DUF2304 domain-containing protein, with protein MTVILRCVLICVSILLTCYLLRRIRHSKMKIEDSIFWVMFALLLVVFSLFPRLADFISGMVGTYSTANFIFTFMIFILLLKVFFQSVKISQLERRVTELIQAFALDREEDKEKEETKRESNWE; from the coding sequence TGCGTACTAATATGCGTGTCCATTCTGCTGACATGTTACTTACTTAGAAGAATACGCCATTCTAAAATGAAAATCGAAGATTCAATATTCTGGGTGATGTTTGCACTCTTATTGGTGGTATTCAGCCTGTTTCCAAGGCTGGCGGATTTCATCTCCGGTATGGTGGGAACATATTCCACAGCAAACTTTATCTTTACCTTTATGATTTTTATTTTACTTTTAAAGGTGTTCTTCCAATCCGTTAAAATCTCACAATTGGAACGGAGAGTGACAGAGCTCATTCAGGCTTTTGCCCTGGACCGGGAAGAAGATAAGGAAAAGGAGGAAACAAAACGTGAATCTAACTGGGAATAA